Proteins co-encoded in one Amblyraja radiata isolate CabotCenter1 chromosome 24, sAmbRad1.1.pri, whole genome shotgun sequence genomic window:
- the LOC116986812 gene encoding protein FAM107B-like gives MGGSQGKRTGFRGMRDRARSGYAWSGNKETELGLKKADVTHPDGNTELIRPRKLYNPVKDSKSYRALHCELVLNHKRGFALPNKPELQRVMEQRKYDLLREQEKAQRPQTDFEQELNKRHQKLEQYEEKQQKLEEQENVPEFVKIKETLRTTKKGSAENGQMI, from the exons ACTGGGTTCCGAGGCATGAGAGACAGGGCAAGATCTG GATATGCCTGGAGTGGTAATAAAGAAACAGAACTGGGACTAAAGAAAGCTGATGTAACTCATCCAGATGGCAATACTGAGCTCATTAGACCCAGGAAGCTATATAATCCTGTGAAAGACTCCAAGAGTTATCGGGCTCTTCATTGTGAATTAGTGTTAAACCACAAGAG AGGCTTTGCACTCCCGAACAAACCCGAACTCCAGCGAGTGATGGAACAGAGAAAATATGATTTATTAAGGGAACAGGAAAAAGCTCAGAGACCCCAAACCGATTTTGAGCAAGAACTTAACAAAAGACACCAGAAGCTGGAGCAG TATGAGGAGAAACAGCAAAAGTTGGAAGAACAAGAGAACGTGCCAGAGTTTGTCAAAATCAAAGAAACATTGAGGACAACAAAGAAAGGAAGTGCAGAGAATGGCCAGATGATCTAG